Part of the Syntrophotaleaceae bacterium genome, TTCGCCTTTTGGGGGGAATACTGCCGCCCTGGTGGAAGGTCTTCTGGCCGGCCGGAGCGCTGTCCGAAACGTGGCCGGGTTGGAAAGGATCGGAGGCCTGCGCCCGCGTGTGGCCGCCCCGGTCACGGGCATCGATCCCAAGGAGATTCCACGCAAGTACCGTCGATCCATGTCCTCCATGTCGATCTTTGCCACTTTCGCCTGCCAGGAAGCTCTGGCGCAGGCAGGATTGACGGCCGAAGAAGCCAGCGACGGCAGACTCGGCCTCGCTCTCGGATCGACAGTCGGCAGCACCCAGGCGAGCGAAGACTTTTTCCGCGACTTTTTTACCGACTACAGTCTGGAGCGGATGCGCTCGACGCTCTTTTTTCAGATCATGAATCATTCCGTCGCCGCAAATGTGGCCCAGGCCCTGGAAATCACCGGCCGATTGCTGGCTCCGGCCTCGGCCTGTTCCACCGGCTGCCAGGCCATCGGCTATGGGTATGAAATGGTGGCTTGCGGCCGGCAGCGGATGATGCTCTGCGGCGGAGCCGATGAGTTCCATCCTTTGACTGCAGCCACCTTCGATATCATGAACGCGGCCTCCTTCGCATTCAATCAGGAGCCCTCGCGCACTCCCCGTCCCTTTGATCGGGACCGCGACGGCATGGTCTGCGCCGAAGGCGCGGGAGTGGTCCTGTTGGAGTCCCTCGATTCGGCCCTGGCCCGGGGAGCGGAAATTCTCGGTGAAGTATCGGGGTTTGCCACCCTTTCCGATCCCAGCAATATCGCGAATCCCAATGCGGCGATGATGGAACACTGCATGCGGCTGGCGCTCGAAGATGCCGGATTGACCGCGGATCGCGTGGATTATGTCAACGCGCACGCCACTGCCACCCTGCAGGGCGATATCGCCGAGAGCGAGGCGATTGCCGGACTGTTCGGAGCACGGGTGCCGGTGAGCAGCTACAAGGGGCATCTGGGGCATGCCATGGCTGCCAGCGGAGCCCTGGAGACGATCGCAGCCCTGGAACTGATGAGAAACGAATTCCTCGTACCGACCCTGAACCTGGAAAACGTTGACCCCGCTTGTGGCAGGATTCAACATCCGGATTCGATCCAAAAGGCATCCATCGACATCTTCGTCAAAAACAATTTCGCCCTTGGGGGCGTCAACTCTTCGATTGTGGTAAGGAGATATCCGCATGACTGATCAGGAAATCATAGACCTTATCGATTCTTCTCTGGCCGAGGAATTCGAACTCGATCCGGAGGATATGAATCCGGAAGCCAACCTCTATACCGATCTGGGGCTGGACAGCCTCGATGCCGTGGACATGGTTGTGGTGCTGGAAGGGGCATTCAAGTTCAAGATCCGCGAAGAAGACAGTATCCGGGAAATCCGTACCCTCAGCGACATTCATCGTTTCGTGATCTCCAAAAAGCGATCGCTGGAGAAAGAGACGGCCTGACCATGCCCATCGAAATATCGGCTTTGCAGGTCAATTCTCTATTCAATTTTCGCGATCGGCTGCTGGCCCTGATCACGACATCGGTGATCTATCCGCTCCTGATCCTCTGGACCCTGCTGGGCATCGCTCTCTTCCCGGCGGCTTTTGCCGCCTGGAAACTGTTCACCGGCTGGGACGGAGGCCGCATCATGCGCCATTTCATCTGGCTTTACGGCCGGGGATGGGTCGTGATCGTTTCTCCCTTCGTCCGCTTCAAACGGCAAGGGCTGGAAAACCTTCGACTGCCCCGGGGCAGCATACTGGTGGTCAATCACCTCTCATTCTTCGACACCTACTGCATGGCGCTGCTGCCAGTTTTTGACGTGACCTTCGCTGTCCGGTCCTGGCCGTTCCGCATGTTCTGGTACGGCCGTTTCATGCGGCTGGCCGGATATCTCGACGTCGAATCCGACAGTTGGGACGAGACCCGGGAAAAAAGCGCCAAGGTCCTGGCCGCGGGCGGACATCTGCTGTTCTTCCCCGAAGGTCATCGCAGCCGGGACGGCCGTTTGCAGCGTTTCTACCGGGGAGCCTTTCGCCTGGCGGCGGAAACCGGGGCTCCGCTGGTTCCTCTCTGCCTGACAGGTACCGACCGCCTGCTGCCGCCCGGCCGACTCTGGCTGGCGCCGGCGAAGGTCACGCTGCGAGCATTGGAGGCGATCGATCCGGCGGATTTTCCCGGAGACGACGGTCATCGTGACCTGGTGCGCGAGGTAAAGAAACGGATGGCGCGAAGCATCGAGGAAATGGAGGGGAAATGAGCCTTTTGCAGAAGAACGC contains:
- a CDS encoding lysophospholipid acyltransferase family protein, with protein sequence MPIEISALQVNSLFNFRDRLLALITTSVIYPLLILWTLLGIALFPAAFAAWKLFTGWDGGRIMRHFIWLYGRGWVVIVSPFVRFKRQGLENLRLPRGSILVVNHLSFFDTYCMALLPVFDVTFAVRSWPFRMFWYGRFMRLAGYLDVESDSWDETREKSAKVLAAGGHLLFFPEGHRSRDGRLQRFYRGAFRLAAETGAPLVPLCLTGTDRLLPPGRLWLAPAKVTLRALEAIDPADFPGDDGHRDLVREVKKRMARSIEEMEGK
- a CDS encoding beta-ketoacyl synthase N-terminal-like domain-containing protein, with protein sequence MSLKRVVITGLGAVSPFGGNTAALVEGLLAGRSAVRNVAGLERIGGLRPRVAAPVTGIDPKEIPRKYRRSMSSMSIFATFACQEALAQAGLTAEEASDGRLGLALGSTVGSTQASEDFFRDFFTDYSLERMRSTLFFQIMNHSVAANVAQALEITGRLLAPASACSTGCQAIGYGYEMVACGRQRMMLCGGADEFHPLTAATFDIMNAASFAFNQEPSRTPRPFDRDRDGMVCAEGAGVVLLESLDSALARGAEILGEVSGFATLSDPSNIANPNAAMMEHCMRLALEDAGLTADRVDYVNAHATATLQGDIAESEAIAGLFGARVPVSSYKGHLGHAMAASGALETIAALELMRNEFLVPTLNLENVDPACGRIQHPDSIQKASIDIFVKNNFALGGVNSSIVVRRYPHD
- a CDS encoding acyl carrier protein: MTDQEIIDLIDSSLAEEFELDPEDMNPEANLYTDLGLDSLDAVDMVVVLEGAFKFKIREEDSIREIRTLSDIHRFVISKKRSLEKETA